From one Terriglobales bacterium genomic stretch:
- a CDS encoding DUF6600 domain-containing protein — MKRFWAGLAVVLMVVGGAAWAQQPAPVDVGPGVARVSLISGEASTQRGDSGDWVAATLNTPVVAGDRVSTGNEGRLELQLDGANVVRLAGATTLKVANLDRNQIQVQVGRGLVTYAVLPDTEASVEIDTPNVAVHPISQGDYRVLVNSDDETQVIVREGAADVSTPQGSTRVQAGEMITVRGTDNPQYQTAAAPGRDEWDKWNSERDRKISDAQSWAHTDRYYTGSADLDAYGSWSEVPDYDYVWFPNVASGWAPYRDGRWVWEPYWGWTWVSYEPWGWAPYHYGRWALYGGRWGWWPGPVYGYPGYYPAWAPAYVSFFGFGFGGGGWSFGFGFGWGSVGWLPLGPGDYFYPWWGRWGHGFRFEHFHDGWHHGDHDGWGPIWHGHGHGISNLELAGRDEHVRRGISSMPGDQFGHGRVPVGQHGVDAAQFRQAGLLTGAVPVTPTRESLRVSDRAANPSTMHDGSQRFFTRSQPAGAPVPFHQEAAQMQHVIDTARGQKGVMGPPAGGIGTQPNAGGRPGTPAPPNQEWRSGSSGAPVAGKGGYQPPAPRTPYNPTEPAGRSGGGWHTFTPSGGQPAQPQGGSPAGKGSYQPPSPRTPYNPTEPAGRGYSSGGRQGGGWHTFTPSAGQPQGGSPAGKGGYQPPSPRTPYNPNESAGRGGGGWQSSSPRSSPSYSPPAGRSTYGGSRPPLNMQQPIVQPRGYSGSYGGPRGGSSGGSVYRGGGSSGGGYHGSSGGGGHQGGSTGGGHSSGGHSSGGGGGRRR, encoded by the coding sequence ATGAAAAGGTTCTGGGCAGGTTTGGCAGTGGTTCTGATGGTAGTGGGGGGCGCCGCCTGGGCGCAGCAGCCGGCGCCCGTGGATGTGGGGCCGGGGGTGGCCCGGGTCAGCCTGATCAGCGGCGAAGCCTCGACCCAGCGCGGCGACTCCGGCGACTGGGTGGCGGCCACGCTCAACACTCCCGTGGTGGCAGGCGACCGCGTCTCCACCGGCAACGAGGGGCGGCTGGAGCTGCAACTGGATGGCGCCAACGTGGTGCGGCTAGCGGGCGCCACCACCCTCAAGGTCGCCAACCTGGACCGCAACCAGATCCAGGTGCAGGTGGGGCGCGGCCTCGTGACCTACGCGGTGCTGCCGGACACGGAGGCCAGCGTCGAGATCGATACTCCCAACGTGGCGGTGCATCCCATCAGCCAGGGCGACTACCGCGTGCTGGTGAACTCCGACGACGAGACCCAGGTCATCGTACGCGAGGGCGCGGCCGACGTCTCCACGCCCCAGGGCAGCACGCGGGTGCAGGCGGGCGAGATGATCACCGTCCGCGGCACCGACAATCCCCAGTACCAGACCGCGGCCGCCCCCGGCCGCGACGAGTGGGACAAGTGGAACAGCGAGCGCGATCGCAAGATCAGCGACGCCCAGAGCTGGGCGCACACCGACCGCTACTACACCGGCAGCGCCGACCTGGACGCCTATGGAAGCTGGAGCGAGGTCCCGGACTACGACTACGTGTGGTTCCCCAACGTCGCCTCCGGCTGGGCCCCCTATCGCGACGGGCGCTGGGTATGGGAGCCGTACTGGGGCTGGACCTGGGTCTCCTATGAGCCCTGGGGCTGGGCGCCGTATCACTACGGGCGCTGGGCCCTCTATGGCGGGCGCTGGGGCTGGTGGCCGGGCCCGGTGTACGGCTATCCCGGCTACTACCCGGCGTGGGCGCCGGCCTACGTCTCCTTCTTTGGCTTCGGCTTCGGCGGAGGCGGCTGGTCGTTCGGCTTCGGCTTCGGCTGGGGCAGCGTGGGCTGGCTGCCGCTGGGGCCGGGAGATTACTTCTATCCCTGGTGGGGGCGCTGGGGCCACGGCTTCCGCTTCGAGCACTTCCACGACGGCTGGCACCACGGGGACCACGATGGCTGGGGCCCCATCTGGCACGGTCACGGCCACGGCATCTCCAACCTGGAGCTGGCGGGGCGCGACGAGCACGTGCGCCGGGGCATCAGCTCCATGCCCGGCGACCAGTTCGGGCATGGACGCGTGCCGGTCGGCCAGCACGGCGTGGATGCAGCGCAGTTCCGGCAGGCGGGACTGCTGACCGGCGCCGTGCCGGTGACGCCCACGCGCGAGAGCCTGCGGGTGAGCGATCGCGCGGCGAATCCCTCCACCATGCACGACGGCAGCCAGCGCTTCTTCACGCGCTCGCAGCCGGCGGGGGCCCCGGTGCCCTTCCACCAGGAAGCGGCGCAGATGCAGCACGTGATCGACACCGCCCGCGGCCAGAAGGGCGTCATGGGCCCGCCCGCCGGCGGGATCGGGACGCAACCCAATGCCGGCGGCCGGCCGGGCACGCCCGCGCCTCCGAACCAGGAGTGGCGGAGCGGCAGCAGCGGAGCCCCCGTGGCGGGCAAGGGCGGCTATCAGCCTCCTGCGCCGCGGACTCCCTACAACCCGACCGAGCCCGCAGGGCGGAGTGGAGGTGGATGGCACACGTTCACGCCTTCCGGGGGCCAGCCGGCGCAGCCGCAGGGTGGCAGCCCGGCGGGCAAGGGCAGCTACCAGCCTCCCTCGCCGCGGACTCCCTACAACCCGACCGAACCCGCAGGCCGGGGCTACAGCTCCGGCGGACGCCAGGGAGGCGGATGGCACACGTTCACGCCTTCCGCAGGCCAGCCGCAGGGTGGCAGCCCGGCGGGCAAGGGCGGCTATCAGCCTCCCTCGCCGCGCACTCCTTACAACCCGAATGAGTCCGCGGGACGGGGTGGAGGCGGCTGGCAGTCTTCCTCGCCGCGCTCCAGCCCGTCGTACAGCCCGCCGGCGGGACGCTCGACCTATGGCGGCAGCCGTCCCCCGCTGAACATGCAGCAGCCCATCGTGCAGCCGCGCGGCTACTCCGGCAGCTACGGAGGCCCGCGCGGAGGCAGCTCCGGCGGCAGCGTCTACCGCGGCGGCGGCAGTAGCGGAGGAGGCTACCACGGCAGCTCCGGCGGCGGCGGCCACCAGGGCGGGAGCACGGGAGGCGGGCACTCCTCCGGCGGCCACTCCTCCGGAGGCGGTGGCGGCAGACGACGTTGA